In one Umezawaea sp. Da 62-37 genomic region, the following are encoded:
- a CDS encoding acyl carrier protein: protein MPGDQDRVSDAVKRMVIAESRISLDPGSLREDEPLNGRVLRVTSVGFLSMLIRLEDELDVVLPDDLFAGRTFHTVADLVDVVMPTYLKEVE from the coding sequence ATGCCCGGTGACCAGGACCGCGTGAGCGACGCGGTGAAGAGGATGGTGATCGCGGAGTCCAGGATCTCGCTGGATCCCGGATCGCTGCGCGAGGACGAACCCCTCAACGGCCGGGTGCTGCGGGTGACCTCGGTCGGCTTCCTGTCGATGCTCATCAGGCTGGAGGACGAGCTCGACGTCGTGCTGCCCGACGACCTGTTCGCGGGCCGCACGTTCCACACCGTCGCCGACCTGGTCGACGTCGTCATGCCGACCTACCTCAAGGAGGTCGAATGA
- a CDS encoding glutamate-5-semialdehyde dehydrogenase, protein MIEKILEIARAASEAAPPVGDPAYPLFAATAAELLQRRWGEVLDANDADLAAAVAAGSAPAMVERMRLTDQHREALVELTHRVCADLPGVTAPGPETEGIGGSRAHQVARPLGVLLMVYESRPMVTLDSAVLAVCTGNAVLLRGGSECLRANGVLAELISDALRARNLPEGLAQVLLDTDRAQLRDLLRRDDAIDVLVPRGGAGLVDYCRTASRVPVIAGGAGVNHLYVHSTADIALAVRLVLDSKLPDPAGCTALEMLLLDEDVADGFFAELVEHVDEPDVRTLMLRLTEETGQRLPQALEEALEVQELAANDDGREFLDPTLAVRVVPGIAEAVRHVRRFGTGHTDGIVARSRRASEEFCARVDSAAVVVNGSLRLHDGPSLGMGPEIAISTGRLHVRGPVGLDSLLSRSWVVQGAGAVRFRTGGTEGKGDR, encoded by the coding sequence ATGATCGAGAAAATCCTGGAGATCGCACGCGCCGCTTCCGAGGCCGCGCCACCGGTCGGCGACCCGGCGTACCCGCTGTTCGCGGCCACCGCCGCCGAACTGCTCCAGCGGCGGTGGGGCGAGGTGCTCGACGCCAACGACGCCGATCTGGCCGCGGCCGTTGCCGCGGGCTCGGCCCCGGCGATGGTCGAGCGGATGCGGCTGACCGATCAACACCGCGAGGCACTGGTCGAGTTGACCCACCGCGTGTGCGCGGACCTTCCCGGCGTCACCGCCCCCGGACCCGAGACGGAGGGGATCGGCGGCAGCCGGGCCCACCAGGTCGCCCGGCCGCTCGGCGTCCTGCTGATGGTCTACGAGTCACGGCCGATGGTCACCCTCGACAGCGCGGTGCTGGCCGTGTGCACGGGCAACGCCGTGCTACTGCGGGGCGGCAGCGAATGCCTGCGCGCCAACGGTGTGCTCGCGGAGTTGATCTCCGACGCGCTGCGCGCCCGCAACCTGCCCGAGGGCTTGGCGCAGGTGCTGCTGGACACCGATCGCGCCCAACTGCGGGACCTGCTGCGCCGTGACGACGCGATCGACGTGCTGGTGCCGCGCGGCGGCGCGGGTCTGGTGGACTACTGCCGCACCGCCTCCCGCGTGCCGGTGATCGCAGGCGGGGCGGGGGTGAACCACCTGTACGTGCACTCCACCGCCGACATCGCCCTCGCGGTGAGGCTGGTGCTCGACAGCAAGCTCCCCGACCCCGCGGGGTGCACGGCGCTGGAGATGCTGCTGCTCGACGAGGACGTGGCCGACGGCTTCTTCGCGGAACTGGTCGAACACGTCGACGAACCCGATGTCCGGACGCTCATGCTGCGGCTGACCGAGGAGACGGGACAACGACTGCCCCAGGCCCTCGAGGAAGCGCTGGAAGTGCAGGAACTCGCCGCCAACGACGACGGCAGGGAATTCCTCGACCCGACACTCGCCGTCCGGGTGGTCCCGGGTATCGCCGAGGCCGTGCGGCACGTACGCCGCTTCGGCACCGGCCACACCGACGGCATCGTGGCGCGCTCCCGGCGGGCGTCCGAGGAGTTCTGCGCACGGGTCGACTCCGCCGCGGTCGTGGTGAACGGATCGTTGCGCCTGCACGACGGCCCCAGTCTGGGCATGGGCCCGGAGATCGCGATCAGCACAGGACGACTGCACGTGCGCGGCCCGGTCGGCCTGGACTCGCTGCTCAGCAGGAGCTGGGTGGTCCAGGGTGCGGGAGCCGTGCGCTTCCGCACCGGTGGCACCGAGGGGAAGGGAGACCGGTGA
- a CDS encoding AMP-binding protein has product MSILRHVYDAARRHPDSVALVDARGRRTTYADLVSAVEGLAASVLDRVGRDARVAVLSGKEPRTVIAMLAVLRAGCSYVPVDASAPIDRQRFIVEDAGCALALDLDVGPATAKRPLPDEAYVLYTSGSTGTPKGVVITHANSGAFVDWARRAFPIEVGDQVAVHAPLHFDLPVYDVYVGLAAGATLHPVPERVALFPQALHRFLRDRAITHLYAVPSALTALLTRSTLPTDGLPALKQILYAGEEFRAAALADLMAAVPAATVANLYGPIETNVITSHVVTRPPRPEERIPVGRPVDGALIALLAADGTASFSGPAEGELVVAGPSVTPGYLGRPDLTGTATVVLTTSDGEKPFYRTGDIARRDRDGLLHLLGRRDGLVKTRGYRVEIGEVETALGTHPDLAEVVVVPVPDPLLTTRLHALVVPRPGHRAPSAADVVAHCRDRLPGYMVPGAVHVVADLPRTSTGKVARAELPALVTGEES; this is encoded by the coding sequence ATGAGCATCCTGCGACACGTCTACGACGCCGCGCGGCGCCACCCCGACTCCGTCGCGCTGGTGGACGCGCGTGGCCGACGCACGACCTACGCCGACCTCGTGTCCGCGGTGGAGGGACTTGCCGCCTCGGTACTGGACCGGGTGGGCCGCGACGCACGGGTCGCGGTGCTCAGCGGCAAGGAGCCCCGCACCGTTATCGCCATGCTGGCGGTCCTGCGCGCGGGTTGTTCCTACGTACCCGTCGACGCCTCCGCGCCGATCGACCGGCAGCGGTTCATCGTCGAGGACGCCGGATGCGCGTTGGCGCTGGACCTCGACGTCGGGCCCGCCACCGCGAAACGACCCCTGCCGGACGAGGCCTACGTCCTCTACACCTCCGGCTCGACCGGCACCCCGAAAGGTGTCGTGATCACCCACGCCAACTCGGGCGCCTTCGTGGACTGGGCCCGCCGCGCCTTCCCGATCGAAGTGGGCGACCAGGTCGCCGTGCACGCGCCGCTGCACTTCGACCTGCCCGTCTACGACGTGTACGTCGGGCTCGCCGCGGGCGCGACCCTGCACCCGGTCCCCGAACGCGTCGCCCTGTTCCCCCAAGCGCTGCACCGGTTCCTGCGCGACCGCGCGATCACGCACCTCTACGCCGTGCCCTCCGCGCTCACCGCGCTGCTCACCCGCTCGACGCTGCCCACCGACGGGCTACCCGCGCTCAAGCAGATCCTCTACGCGGGCGAGGAGTTCCGCGCCGCGGCGCTGGCCGACCTGATGGCGGCGGTCCCGGCGGCCACCGTGGCCAACCTCTACGGCCCGATCGAGACCAACGTGATCACCAGCCACGTCGTGACCCGACCGCCACGGCCCGAGGAGCGGATCCCGGTGGGGCGTCCCGTGGACGGCGCGCTGATCGCGCTGCTCGCGGCGGACGGGACCGCGTCGTTCTCCGGTCCCGCCGAGGGTGAACTCGTCGTGGCCGGTCCATCCGTGACGCCCGGCTACCTCGGCAGACCGGACCTGACCGGTACCGCGACGGTCGTGCTGACCACCTCCGACGGCGAGAAGCCGTTCTACCGGACCGGCGACATCGCCCGCAGGGACCGCGACGGTCTGCTGCACCTGCTGGGCCGACGCGACGGACTGGTGAAGACCCGCGGCTACCGCGTCGAGATCGGCGAGGTGGAAACCGCCCTCGGCACCCACCCCGACCTGGCCGAGGTGGTCGTCGTGCCGGTACCCGACCCCCTGCTGACCACCCGGCTGCACGCGTTGGTGGTGCCGCGGCCCGGCCACCGCGCGCCCAGCGCCGCGGACGTGGTCGCGCACTGCCGTGACCGCCTGCCCGGCTACATGGTTCCCGGCGCCGTGCACGTCGTCGCCGACCTGCCGCGCACCAGCACCGGCAAGGTCGCCCGCGCCGAACTACCCGCGCTCGTCACCGGCGAGGAGTCGTGA
- a CDS encoding acyl carrier protein — protein MPSREELTGRVAAAVGAVLGVPDSATRTTPTLFDLPGFDSLAVVAVLDRLESELDVEVPADLIVPEAFESLESLTDLLAAATATPMTEATP, from the coding sequence ATGCCGTCCCGAGAGGAGCTGACCGGGCGGGTCGCCGCGGCCGTGGGCGCGGTGCTCGGCGTGCCCGACTCCGCGACCCGCACGACGCCGACGCTGTTCGACCTGCCCGGCTTCGATTCCCTGGCGGTGGTGGCCGTGCTCGACCGGCTGGAGTCCGAACTGGACGTCGAGGTGCCCGCGGACCTGATCGTGCCCGAGGCGTTCGAGTCCCTGGAATCCCTGACCGACCTGCTGGCGGCCGCGACCGCCACCCCGATGACGGAGGCGACCCCGTGA
- a CDS encoding class I adenylate-forming enzyme family protein, whose protein sequence is MTGLLHDLLDQRASLTPHAPAVRRGDRIWTYHDLLRKSLACAEWLRAKGVRRGDRVLVLAPHAPETAALVYACSRLGALHVVLSDRVRPYHLDHILADSEPAVVLTGDDLGELPDEPAGAPPSGAPCLPVDPVALIYTSGSTAMPKAVVSTHAQVRFAVAAIQERLRYRADDVVFCCLPLSFDYGQYQMYLSCQAGSCLVIADDADAGPALLTRLIEHRVSVFPLVPSLAATLGRLVHRAGHSPGRLRLVTNTGAALPATASARLRDAIPGLDVVAMFGLTECKRVSIAEPNSDLTRPGSAGTPLPGTEAYAVDGDGNRLPAGEIGELVVRGQHVMAGYWRAPELTAKRFRRDEFGQPVLFTGDRCRFDADGHLHFIGRTDDIYKQRGFRVSSLEVEAAALDVPGVELAAVLPPGEQCPVARLAVTGDIPERDLVDELGARLEEHKLPGQYHVLADLPLSVNGKIDKKALTERLALR, encoded by the coding sequence GTGACCGGCCTGCTGCACGACCTGCTCGACCAGCGAGCCTCGCTGACCCCGCACGCCCCGGCCGTGCGCCGGGGGGACCGCATCTGGACCTATCACGACCTGCTGCGCAAATCCCTCGCGTGCGCGGAGTGGTTGCGGGCCAAGGGGGTGCGCCGCGGGGACCGGGTGCTGGTGCTCGCGCCGCACGCGCCGGAGACCGCCGCGCTGGTGTACGCCTGCTCCCGGCTCGGCGCCCTGCACGTCGTGCTCAGCGACCGCGTCCGCCCCTACCACCTCGACCACATCCTCGCCGACAGCGAACCCGCCGTGGTGCTCACCGGCGACGACCTGGGCGAACTGCCCGACGAACCGGCGGGCGCCCCGCCGTCGGGCGCGCCGTGCCTGCCGGTCGATCCGGTCGCGCTCATCTACACCTCCGGCAGCACCGCCATGCCCAAAGCGGTCGTCTCCACCCACGCCCAGGTCCGGTTCGCCGTCGCGGCGATCCAGGAGCGGCTGCGCTACCGGGCCGACGACGTCGTGTTCTGCTGCCTGCCCCTGTCCTTCGACTACGGCCAGTACCAGATGTACCTGTCGTGCCAGGCGGGGTCGTGCCTGGTGATCGCCGACGACGCCGACGCCGGACCCGCGCTGCTCACCCGGCTGATCGAGCACCGGGTGTCGGTGTTCCCGCTGGTGCCCAGCCTCGCCGCCACCCTCGGCAGGCTCGTGCACCGCGCGGGCCATTCGCCAGGGAGGCTGCGCCTGGTCACCAACACCGGCGCGGCGCTGCCCGCCACCGCCTCCGCCCGGCTGCGCGACGCGATCCCCGGCCTGGACGTGGTCGCGATGTTCGGGCTCACCGAGTGCAAACGCGTGTCGATCGCCGAACCGAACTCCGACCTGACCCGGCCCGGCTCGGCCGGGACCCCACTGCCGGGCACCGAGGCCTACGCGGTCGACGGCGACGGGAACCGGTTGCCCGCAGGGGAGATCGGCGAACTGGTCGTGCGCGGCCAGCACGTGATGGCAGGGTACTGGCGGGCTCCCGAGCTGACCGCGAAGCGGTTCCGGCGCGACGAGTTCGGTCAGCCGGTGCTGTTCACCGGCGACCGCTGCCGCTTCGACGCCGACGGCCACCTCCACTTCATCGGCCGCACCGACGACATCTACAAGCAGCGCGGTTTCCGGGTCAGTTCGCTGGAGGTGGAAGCCGCCGCCCTGGACGTGCCGGGAGTGGAGCTGGCCGCCGTCCTGCCGCCGGGGGAGCAGTGCCCCGTGGCGCGACTGGCCGTCACCGGCGACATCCCCGAGCGGGATCTCGTCGACGAGCTCGGCGCCCGGCTGGAGGAGCACAAGCTGCCCGGCCAGTACCACGTGCTCGCCGACCTGCCGCTCAGCGTCAACGGCAAGATCGACAAGAAGGCCCTCACCGAGCGGTTGGCGCTGCGATGA
- a CDS encoding type III PLP-dependent enzyme has product MTPAEIAARFGTPAYVYDLDAVTAAHADLRSALPDPSVLYYSLKANPHPAVIGELARLGCRAEVSSDGEVDAALAAGVRPDAVMLTGPGKSGRVIDHALRRGVTRFSVDSPTDLRRVGDHAERHGVRTSCLLRVNADEAAAGSGLTMTGTASQFGADAGWVAARPEEFRGHKTATVTGLHLYMGSNLMDEDALAHQLEMAIDLAARMIGHLGDLEEVDLGGGFGAPYAHRGARPRFPGLADRLTRVLDDRLPGWRGGAPLIAFESGRHLVADSGLLLAGVVDVKRSKGETFVVLDCGVNHLGGMSGLRRLPRVAPDVVGGDAADVVTATLVGPLCTPLDTLGRDVRVPRVSPGDLLVVPNVGAYGLTASLLAFLGHTPPAEVVLRGGEVFDVTRLTLTRTSTSVHSG; this is encoded by the coding sequence ATGACCCCCGCCGAGATCGCCGCGCGGTTCGGCACGCCCGCCTACGTCTACGACCTCGACGCCGTCACGGCCGCGCACGCCGACCTGCGGTCCGCGCTGCCCGACCCGTCCGTCCTGTACTACTCGCTCAAGGCCAACCCCCACCCCGCGGTCATCGGCGAACTGGCCCGGCTGGGCTGCCGCGCCGAGGTCAGCTCCGATGGCGAGGTGGACGCGGCGCTCGCCGCGGGCGTGCGCCCCGACGCGGTGATGCTCACCGGCCCCGGCAAGTCCGGTCGCGTGATCGACCACGCGCTGCGTCGCGGCGTCACCCGGTTCTCCGTGGACTCGCCCACCGACCTGCGCCGGGTCGGCGACCACGCCGAACGCCACGGCGTGCGGACCTCCTGCCTGCTGCGCGTCAACGCCGACGAGGCCGCAGCGGGTTCGGGACTGACGATGACGGGTACCGCGTCGCAGTTCGGCGCGGACGCGGGCTGGGTCGCCGCCCGCCCGGAGGAGTTCCGCGGCCACAAGACCGCCACCGTCACCGGCCTGCACCTGTACATGGGCAGCAACCTCATGGACGAGGACGCGCTGGCCCACCAGTTGGAGATGGCGATCGACCTCGCCGCGCGGATGATCGGGCACCTCGGCGACCTGGAGGAGGTCGACCTCGGCGGCGGCTTCGGAGCACCCTACGCCCACCGCGGCGCCCGCCCCCGGTTCCCCGGTCTGGCCGACCGGCTCACCCGCGTGCTCGACGACCGGCTGCCGGGCTGGCGCGGCGGCGCCCCGCTGATCGCGTTCGAGTCCGGACGCCACCTGGTCGCCGACTCCGGCCTGCTGCTCGCCGGGGTCGTGGACGTCAAGCGGTCCAAGGGGGAGACGTTCGTGGTGCTGGACTGCGGCGTCAACCACCTCGGCGGGATGTCCGGGCTGCGGCGCCTGCCTCGCGTGGCACCCGACGTGGTCGGCGGCGACGCCGCGGACGTGGTCACCGCCACCCTCGTCGGCCCGCTGTGCACACCTCTGGACACCCTCGGCCGCGACGTCCGCGTCCCGCGCGTGAGCCCCGGTGACCTGCTCGTCGTGCCCAACGTCGGCGCCTACGGCCTGACCGCGAGCCTGCTGGCCTTCCTCGGTCACACCCCACCCGCGGAGGTGGTGCTGCGCGGCGGCGAGGTCTTCGACGTCACCCGGCTCACCCTCACCCGCACCTCCACCTCTGTCCACAGTGGATGA
- a CDS encoding acyl carrier protein: protein MEDKDFDTVLRRHLRNLPDGQELAPDEPLKKLGLDSMQAVELLFDLEDELGVVLPDEMMTGDTFATRASLHDAVSSAVDTSAGSSS from the coding sequence GTGGAAGACAAGGACTTCGACACCGTGCTGCGGCGCCACCTGAGGAACCTGCCCGACGGACAGGAACTCGCGCCCGACGAGCCGCTCAAGAAACTCGGTCTGGACTCGATGCAGGCCGTCGAGCTGCTGTTCGACCTGGAGGACGAACTCGGCGTCGTCCTGCCCGACGAGATGATGACCGGTGACACCTTCGCCACCCGTGCCAGCCTGCACGACGCGGTCAGCAGCGCCGTCGACACATCCGCGGGCAGCTCGTCGTGA
- a CDS encoding acyl-CoA dehydrogenase family protein: MTATTATAITLSERVEAVLPVLRDHARRVDTDAVFPVEPLRALRRSGLMGLLVPTGHGGLGGGLDDLVRVAADLSGACLSTGMIWAMHCQQVAALAIHGGPELRARLLPRLAAGEVYIASVTSEKVKGGHLLTARAPLHRDEDGIGIDRDAPIVTGGSHADGFLMTMRDDAAAHDGEVSLVYADREQLTATPAENHSWDPMGMRGTHSGPLHLSGRVDETALVGGRGGFRDVALRTFVPVGHIAWAACWLGAARAALRAVVELVRSPAGRKQFDVDSELLRSRLARVRLDLDTTAALLAQVVRDTGLASDPEAPDVQLRLNGLKVHAAERSFAVVDALVEVVGLRHGYLRDGALPLERLFRDLRSASLNYANDRLLAANGALVLVDRSVGLAL, encoded by the coding sequence GTGACCGCCACGACCGCCACCGCGATCACCCTGTCCGAGCGCGTCGAGGCTGTGCTGCCGGTGCTGCGCGACCACGCCCGTCGGGTCGACACCGACGCCGTGTTCCCCGTGGAACCCCTGCGAGCGCTGCGTCGCAGCGGACTGATGGGCCTGCTCGTGCCCACCGGCCACGGCGGACTCGGCGGCGGTCTGGACGACCTCGTGCGCGTCGCCGCCGACCTGTCCGGCGCCTGCCTGTCCACCGGGATGATCTGGGCGATGCACTGCCAGCAGGTCGCCGCGCTGGCCATCCACGGCGGACCCGAACTCAGGGCGCGACTGCTGCCGCGACTGGCCGCGGGCGAGGTCTACATCGCCTCCGTGACCAGCGAGAAGGTCAAGGGCGGCCACCTGCTCACCGCACGCGCACCGCTGCACCGCGACGAGGACGGCATCGGGATCGACCGCGACGCACCGATCGTCACCGGCGGCTCGCACGCCGACGGGTTCCTCATGACCATGCGCGACGACGCCGCCGCGCACGACGGCGAGGTGTCACTGGTCTACGCCGACCGCGAGCAGCTGACCGCGACCCCGGCGGAGAACCACTCGTGGGACCCGATGGGCATGCGCGGCACGCACAGCGGACCGCTGCACCTGTCCGGCCGCGTGGACGAGACCGCGCTCGTCGGCGGACGGGGCGGGTTCCGCGACGTGGCACTGCGCACGTTCGTGCCGGTGGGCCACATCGCGTGGGCGGCGTGCTGGCTCGGTGCCGCGCGAGCGGCCCTGCGCGCCGTGGTGGAGCTGGTGCGCAGCCCGGCCGGGCGCAAGCAGTTCGACGTCGACTCCGAGTTGCTGCGCTCCCGGCTGGCCAGGGTGCGCCTGGACCTCGACACGACAGCCGCCCTGCTGGCCCAGGTCGTCCGCGATACCGGCCTGGCGTCCGACCCGGAGGCACCGGACGTGCAGCTGCGCCTCAACGGGCTCAAGGTGCACGCCGCCGAACGCTCCTTCGCCGTCGTCGACGCCCTCGTGGAGGTCGTGGGCCTGCGCCACGGCTACCTGCGCGACGGCGCGCTGCCGCTGGAACGGCTGTTCCGCGACCTGCGCTCGGCCTCGCTCAACTACGCCAACGACCGGCTGCTGGCCGCCAACGGCGCACTCGTGCTGGTCGACCGGTCCGTCGGGTTGGCGCTGTGA
- a CDS encoding 4'-phosphopantetheinyl transferase superfamily protein, protein MTDAEVLIVPVLPGRAPVHVLVSSAADTGTRYADAEEHAAAATMGPHRAEEFLRGRSLLRDLVAQVLGSAAASAPMRTTPRGKPVLGRGFDVSISHTGTHTAAAVWTDGGIGVDVADPPLPLDARLVRRCCGAHAEDVLARPDRAAVFSRVWAVQEACVKAIGMGLAAIPWRIPVHPDRRHGSWHRVRWNLPDVDFPCALALAVAPHPLEDR, encoded by the coding sequence GTGACGGACGCCGAGGTCCTGATCGTGCCGGTGCTGCCCGGACGTGCGCCGGTGCACGTGCTCGTGTCATCGGCCGCCGACACGGGCACCCGCTACGCCGACGCGGAGGAACACGCGGCCGCGGCGACGATGGGCCCGCACCGGGCGGAGGAGTTCCTGCGCGGCCGTTCGCTGCTGCGCGACCTCGTGGCGCAAGTCCTGGGCTCCGCCGCCGCCTCGGCCCCGATGCGGACCACCCCGCGCGGCAAACCCGTGCTGGGCCGGGGGTTCGACGTGTCGATCTCGCACACCGGCACCCACACCGCCGCGGCCGTGTGGACCGACGGCGGGATCGGCGTCGACGTCGCCGACCCGCCGCTGCCGCTCGACGCCCGGCTGGTCCGCCGTTGCTGCGGCGCCCACGCCGAGGACGTGCTGGCCCGACCCGACCGGGCCGCGGTGTTCAGCCGGGTCTGGGCCGTGCAGGAAGCGTGCGTCAAAGCCATCGGCATGGGCCTCGCGGCGATCCCGTGGCGCATCCCCGTCCACCCCGATCGGCGCCACGGCTCGTGGCACCGGGTGCGGTGGAACCTGCCCGACGTCGACTTCCCCTGCGCGCTCGCCCTCGCGGTCGCGCCCCACCCGCTGGAGGACCGGTGA